CCGCGGCGCCGGCGGTCGTACGCCCGGAGCGCGGCCGGCACGTCGTCCGTGGTGCGCAGGCACTCGGCCAGCGCCACCGCGTCGATCAGCGCCTGGCAGGCGCCCTGACCCAGGTCGGGGGTCATCGCGTGGGCGGCGTCGCCGAGCAGCGCCACCCGCCCGGCCACGTACGAGGGCAGCGGCGTCAGGTCGCGTACCTCGTGCCGGAGGACGCCGTCCGCGGTGAGCGCGGCCAGCAGCCGCGGGATCGGCTCGTGCCAGTCGCCGAAGAGCCGGCGCAACTCGGCCCGGTCGTCGGCGGGCGGCGGGTGCCCCTCGGGGAGGGCGACAGCCGCGTACCAGTTGGTCCGGCCCGGCCCCTCCGGGGTGAGGCCGAACTTGCGCCCACGCCCCCAGGTCTCGCCGCCGGTCGCCACCTCGACGTCGGCCACCCCGCGCCAGGCCACCGTCCCGGCGTACCGCAGCGGGTGCCGGTCGCCGTACAGCCCGGCCCGGACCACGCTGCCGATCCCGTCGGCCCCTACCACCAGGTCGTACGCCTCGACGAGGGCGGCCGGGTCGTAGACCGGCGCGCCGAACCGGACGATCCCCGGCGGCAGCGCCCCGGCGAGGACGGCGAGCAGCACCGGGCGGGTCACCAGGTGCACGGGCTCGCCGTGCCGGCGTTCCAGCCGCCCGACGTCGATGGTGGCGATCCGGGAGCCGTCCGGGCGGCGGATCACCCCGTCGCTCTGCCGGCGCCCCCGCCGCCGCACCTGCTCCCCCACGCCGAGAGCGTCGAGGGCCCGCAGCGCCGCCGGCCAGATGCCCAGCCCGGTGCCGGTCTCCGGCAGGCCGGCGGCCCGCTCGAGGACGGTCACCTCCCAGCCGGCCGAGTGCAGGCCGATCGCCGTCGCCAGCCCGCCGATCCCGCCACCCACCACCGCCGCGCGCATCCTCATGCCCGCACCCTACTACAGCTGTAGTCCGCGTGACTACGCCTGTAGTCTTGCAGGGTGACCGAACGGCGACAGCAGCTCCTCGACGCGGCGATCCGGGTGCTCGGCACCCGGGGACTGCGCCAGCTCACCCACCGGGCGGTGGACGCCGAGGCCGGGCTGCCGGAGGGCTCCACGTCCAACCAGTTCCGCACCCGTGGCGCGCTGGTCGCGGGCGTCTTCGGCCGCCTCGTGGAGGTCGAGACGGCGGCCTGGGACCGGCTCGCCGGGCAGCTCCCGCCGGGCGACGTGGACGCGTTCGTCGCGGTGCTCGGCGGGCTGATCCGGCAGCCCACCACCGAGGGGCGGGCGGTCGTGCTGGCCCGGCACGCGCTCTTCATCGAGGCGGCCGTCCACCCCGAGCTGCGCCGGGAGATCGGCGCCGGGCGGGAGCGGCTGGCCGAGTGGGGCGTGCCGCTGGTCGCCGGGCTCGGCTCCGCCGATCCGCCGGCCCACTTCCGGATGCTGCTCAGCCTCATCGACGGGCTGTTCAGCAACCAGCTCGCCTACCCGGAGGACGACTTCGACCCGGAAGCGGCGATCGCCGCGCTGCTCCGCGGCCTGCTGCCGCGCTGATCGGCGGCGACCCTCGACCGCCCGCCGGTGCCACCCCCGCCGCATAGGATCTGTCAACACCAGACGTACCCCCGGGTAGACGTGCGCTACCAGGGGGTTCGTCGGGGCGGCGGTGTCCGGATGCGCCGGCGGACGAGCTATTCGCGGCGGGCGGCTCCCCAGCGTCTGGCCAGGGCGGCCACCGTGCCCCAGATGCCCCGCCGGAACAACAGCACGACCAGGACGAAGATGCCGCCGGTGACCAGGCCGATCGCCTCGAATCCGGAGAAGGACAGCCAGTCCTCCAGCCGGACCACGATCGCCGCGCCGAGCACTCCGCCCCAGAGGGTGCCGATCCCGCCGAGCACCACCACGATCACCGCCTTGCCGGAGGTGGTCCAGTGCAGCACGTCGAGGGAGACGAAGCGGTGGCCGACGGCGAACAGCCCGCCGCCCAGCCCGGCGATGAAGCCGGACAGGACGAACGCGGTCAGCTTGTACCGGTGCACCGGGTAGCCCAGCGCGCGGGCGCGGGCCGGGTTGTCCCGGATGCCGACCAGCACCCGACCGAACGGCGAGTGCACGATCCGCCAGGCGGCGGCCAGCCCGAGCAGCACGATCGGCAGGATCGCGTAGTAGAAGTAGTAGTCGTCGCTCAGGTCCGTCCCGAAGAACTCCCGGGGCACGCCCTGTAGGCCGTTCTCGCCCCGGGTGACCGAGCGCCACTCGTTGGCCACGTAGTAGACCAGCTGCGCGAAGGCCAGGGTGACCATCGCGAAGTAGATCCCGGTGCGCTTGACCGCCAGGTAGCCGATCGGCACCGCGAGCAGCGCCGCCGCGAGCGCGCCGGCCAGCACGGCCGCCGGGAAGGGCAGGCCGGCGTGGATCGCCACCAGACCCGTGACGTACGCGGAGGTGCCCCAGAATGCGGCGTGCCCGAAGGACATCAGCCCGGTGAAGCCGAGCAGCAGGTCCACCGAGACGGCGAAGAGCGCCCAGCAGAGGATGTCCACCGCCACAGCCGGGTAGAGCCCGTTGGGCAGCCACAACGCCACCAGCAGGCCGAGGGCGAGCAGGGCGTACCGGACCCAGCCGGGCGCCCGGGCGACGGTGACCAGCCCGGACGGTGGCACCGGGCGGGCCGCGTCGGCGGGGGTGTCGACGGCGCTGGTCATGCCGGTGCCTCCTCACGGCCGAACAGGCCCGCCGGGCGCCAGAGCAGCACCACGGCCATCACGATGAAGACGACCGTCTGGGAGACGATCGGGAAGTCCGACAGGTACGCCTCGCCCCAGGCCTGGACCAGGCCGATGCCGAAGCCGGCGGCGACCGAGCCGAAGATCGAGCCGAGGCCGCCGATGACCACCACCGCGAAGACCACGATGATCAGGTCTGCGCCCATCAGCGGGTTCACCGCCCGCATCGGGGCGGCGAGCACGCCGGCCAGGCCGGCCAGGCCGATGCCGAAGCCGAAGACCGGGGTGACCCACCGCCCCACGTCGATGCCGAAGGCGCGGGTCAGTTCCGGCCGCTCGGTGGCCGCCCGGACCACCATGCCGATCCGGGTCCGCCCCAGCACCCACCACACCGCGACGCAGAGCAGCACGGTGAAGCCGAGGATGAAGACCCGGTACGTCGGGAAGTCGAAGAGCCCGAAGTCGACCGAGCCGCTGAGCGCGGCCGGGGTGGCGTAGGGGCTGGACTGCACGCCGTACCGGGTCTTCACCAGGTCCTGCAGGATCAGGGTGAGACCGAAGGTGAGCAGGAAGTTGTAGAGCGGGTCGAGCCGGGTCAGCCGGTGGATCACCGCCCGTTCGAGCACCATGCCGAGCAGGCCGAGGGCCAGCGGCATGATCACCAGGGCCGCCCAGAAGGGCACCCCCGCCTCGGTGAGCAGCACGTACGCCCCGAAGGCGCCGAGCATGTAGAAGGCGCCGTGGGCGAAGTTGACCACCCGGAGCATGCCGAAGATGACCGCGAGCCCGAGGGCGAGCAGGGCGTAGAACGCCCCGCTCACCAACCCGTTGAACGTGTTCTGTGCGAAGCCGGACATCGGCTCGTCACATCTTGCAGTCGGCCGAGGGGGCGCGGAACGCCTCGGCGGCGGGGATGGTCTTGAGGACCTTGACGTAGTCCCAGGGCTCGGTCACCTCGGCCTGCGGCTTCACCTGGGCCAGGTACGCGTCGTGGATGACCCGGTGGTCCTCGGCGCGGATCTTGCCGTTGCGCAGGAAGACGTCGTTGACCTCCTTGCCCTCCAGGCCCTTGACCACGGTGTCCGCGTCGTCGGTGCCGGCGGCCTGCACGGCCTCCAGGTACTGCATGGCCGCGGAGTAGTTGGCCGCGTGCGCGAAGGACGGCCGGGTGCCGGTCTCCTTGTTGAACCGGTCGGCGAACTCCCGGTTCTGCTGGTCGAAGTTCCAGTACCAGGCGTCGGTGTAGGTGGTGCCGGCCAGCGCGGCCGGGGTGAGCGAGTGGATGTCGGTGATGAACATCAGGCCCACGGCCAGCCCGATGCCCTTGTCGCGGAGCTTGAACTCGTTGTACTGCTTGACCACGTTGACCAGTTCCGCGCCGGCCTGCATGGTGCCGAGCACCTGCGGCTTCGGGTTCAGCGTCGGCGCCTTGAGCAGGAACGTCGAGTAGTCGCCGCTGGTGTTCGGGAACGGCGCGCCGTCCTTGCCGACCACCTTGCCGCCGGCCTTCTCGATCGCGGCGGAGAAGTTCTTCTCCATGTCCTGACCGAAGGCGTAGTTCGGGTAGAGGATGTACCAGTTCTTGCCCACCTGCTCGGTGGTGGTCGTGCCGGTGCCGTGGGCCAGCATGTAGGTGTCGTACGCGTAGTGGAACGTGTACTTGTTGCAGCTCTTGCCGGTCAGGTCGGTGGTCGCCGCGCCGATGTTGAAGTAGAGCTTCTTCTTCTCCTTCGCCACGTCGGCGACCTTGAGCGCAGCCGAGGAGGTCGGCACGTCGAGGATGATGTCGACGCCCTTGCGGTCGTACATCTCGGCGGCCTTGCTGTTGGCCACGTCCGGCTTGTTCTGGTGGTCGGCGGTCTCCACGGTGATGTCCTTGGTGACCGCCTTGTCGCCGTACTTGGCCTTGAAGTCGGCGATGGCCATCTCCACGGCCTTGACCGAGTTCTTGCCGGACAGCTCCGAGTAGGCCCCGGACTGGTCGTTGAGGACCCCCAGCACGATCTTGTCGCCGGTCAGCTTCTGATCGCCGCCCGACGCCGGGCCACCGCCGCCGCAGCCGGCGACCAGCACCACCGCCGCCGCCGAGGCGGCGGCCACACCCACGCTCCTACGCATGTCCATCCCTTTCGTACCGCGCGGTCCGCGCGGGTCAGCCGTCGAAAATTCAGATCCCGAGGTACGCCAGCAGCTCGCGCTCCCGCGAGCGCACCTCGGAGTTGTCCATCGCCTCCGCGATGCGTCCCTCGGCCAGCAGGTAGTGCCGGTCGGCGACGCCGGTGGCGAAGTGCAGGTTCTGCTCGACCAGCAGCACGGTCACCCCGTGCTGCTTGGCCTCCCGCAGCAGGTCGCCGACCTGCTGCACGAGCAGCGGGGAGAGCCCCTCGGTGGGCTCGTCGCAGAGCAGCAGTCGGGCGCCCATCCGCAGCACCCGGGCCAGGGCGAGCATCTGCTGCTCGCCGCCGGAGAGCATGGTGGCCGCCGAGTCGCGCCGGGCGTACAGGGCGGGGAACGCCTCGTAGACCCGTTCGAGGGGCCACGGGTCGGGGCCGACCCGGGGCGGCAGCGTCAGGTTCTCGGTGACGCTGAGGGTGGCGTACGCGCCGCGGTCGTCGGGGACCCAGCCGAGCCCGAGCCGCGCCCGCTTGTACGCCGGCAGCTTCGTCAGGTCTCGGCCGTCCAGGCTGACGGTGCCGCGCTGCCCGGGGTGCAGGCCCATCACGCAGCGCAGCAGGGTGGACTTGCCGGCGCCGTTGCGGCCGACCAGGGTGACCACCTCGCCGGCGGCGACCTCCAGGCTCACCTCCCGCAGCACCTGCGCCTCGCCGTAGAACGCGGAGAGGTTCTCAATGCGCAGCATCAGCGGCTCCCAGGTAGGCGGTGATGACCCGCTCGTCGGCGCGGACCTGCTCGTACGGCCCTTCGACCAGGACCTTGCCGGCCTGGAGCACGGTGACGGTGTCGGCGAGCCGCCCGACGACGCTCATGTTGTGCTCGACCATCACCACGGTCCGGCCCTTCCGGACCTTCGCGATCAGGTCGACGGTGCGGTCGACGTCCTCCAGCCCCATCCCGGCGGTGGGCTCGTCGAGCAGCAGCACCTTCGGGTCGAGGGCGAGGGCGATGGCCAGCTCCAGGGCCCGCTTGCGCCCGTAGGCGAGGGCCTCGGCGGGGGCCTCGGCCAGTTCGGCGAGGCCGACCATGGCCAGCAGCTCGTCGGCGCGTTCCCGGTAGCGGTTCATCAGCTTCGCCGAGCGCCAGAACCGCCAGCCCAGCCCGCTCGATGACTGCAACGCCAGCTCGACGTGCTCGCGGGCGCCGAGCTGCGGGAAGAGGCTGGTGATCTGGAACGAGCGGGCCACGCCGAGCCGGGCGACCCGTTCCGGGGGCAGGCCGGTGACGTCCCGGCCGGCCAGCTCGATCCGCCCGGCGGTCGGCGGCAGGAACCCGGTGAGCAGGTTGAACAGCGTGGTCTTGCCGGCGCCGTTCGGGCCCACCAGGGCGTGCACGGTCTCCGGTGCCACGTCGAGGTCGACGCCGTCGACCGCCCGGAAGCCCCGGAAGTCGCGGGTCAGCCCGCGGGCCGACAGGAGCGCTTGCCCGGCCATCGCCACATCCTCCGAGGTGTCCGGCGACGACCGGGTCGGTGACCGCGGTCACAGGGCCGTCGCGTGGAGGAAACCTACGGTGCGCCGGCAGAGTCGAGCCATGTCGATCACCCACACTTTCCGGCCGGTGAACGCGGGGCCGGCGGACATGTTCGTCGTCTGCCGGCCGGCACGACGGGATCGACGGCGCTGAGCGGGTGGCGCGCGTGACCGCTCCCATGTGGCCCGGCCACCTGACCCGGACCGGAACCGGAGTCGGCCGGCCTCCTCGGCCGGCCCCGGGGGATCACCGGGTCACGGCGTACTCCGGCAGGGCCAGGCCGTCGGCCTGGGAGAAGAACAGCCGGGTGGTGAGCCGGCGCAGCGGGCGGGAGGTCATCGCCCGCATCGACGCGTCCCGCAACCGGATCGCCGCGCGGCTGGCCGGCAGGAAGCCGGAGATCCCACCACCGGGCAGCTCCTGACCCCGGGCGACGTGCGAGCGCAGCGTCTCCTCGTACCGGCCGTAGGCGACCGTGTGGTCGCCGTCGGCGGCGGCCAGCTCACCGGCCAGCACGTACGCGCCGACCAGGGAGAGGCTGGTGCCCTGCCCGGTGAGCGGGGACGGGCACCAGGCCGCGTCGCCGAGCAGGGCCACCCGGCCCCGGCTCCACCGGTCCGTCCGCACCTGCCCGTACAGGTCGAAGTAGAAGTCCGGCGCGTCGGCCATGACGGCCAGCAGCTCCCGGGTACGCCAGCCGACGTCGGCGAAGCGCTCGGCGAGGAGGCGCTGCTGGGCGGCGACGTCCCGCCGGTCCAGCTCCAGCGGCGGGGAGACGAAGCTGAACAGGGCGCTGGTCCGGCCGTGCCGGGTCGGGCGGGTACCCACCACCCGGCCGCCGGGGGCGTTGTGCATCAGGAACCAGCCGTCGGCGTTCGGGTACGGCGTGCCGAAATACGCCAGGTACGCCCCGAGCGGCCGGACGTACGCCGACTCCGGCCCGAACGCCAGCGCCCGGGTCCGGGAGTGCACCCCGTCGGCCCCCACCACCAGGTCGACGGTGCGCGGGGCGGAGCGTTCGAAGGTGACCCGCACCCCGTCACCGGTCTCGGTCAGCGACTCGATCGAGTCGTCGAAGAGGTACTCCACCTCGTCGCGGGTCTCGGAGTACAGCAGCCGGGCCAGGTCGCCCCGCTCGATCTCGATGTCCGCGACGATGCCCTCGCCGGCGAAGGCGTGCACCGGCATCCGGCAGGTCACCTCGCCGCGGGCGTCCACGTAGGCCATCCCGCGCTCCGCGACGCACTCGGCGCGGATCCGCGCGGTCAGCCCCATCCGGTCGACCACCTCGCGGGCGGTCCCCCGGACGTCGACCGCCTGCCCGCCGGAGCGCGGACCGGAGGCCCGCTCCACCACCGTCGGGTGGAAGCCGTACCGGCGCAGCCAGAAGGCGAGGGCGGGGCCGGCGATGCCGGCGCCGGAGATGAGTACGGTCCTGTCGTTCACCGCGGCGCTCCCAACGGTCGTGCGTACACCGTCAGTCCGGCGGTGCCGGACCCGGGCGGAGGGGTTCCTCCGCGCGCTGAACGGTAGGTTCCGCCGTGCCGTCCGCGCCCACTGCGAACTAGTACGCTGCCCGGCAGGAGGGGTCCGCCGCCCCCCGTACTAGTACGCTCCGCCGGAGGTGTCGCGATGCCCCTGCCCGGGTCGGAACCGCCGTACCGGCGGATCGCCGCGGAGATCCGCCGCCGGATCGACCTCGGGGAGCTGCGGCCCGGGGATGCGGTGCCCTCGGCCCGGCGGATCACCCGCGAGCACGGGGTCGCCATCGCCACCGCCACCAAGGTCCTCGCCCTGCTCCGCGCGGAGGGGCTGGTCCTGACCCGACCCGGCGCGGGCACCGTCGTCGCCCCCGACCCCGCGGCGCCGCCCCGGGCCCGGCGCGGCGCTGAGCGGCCGGAGCCGGAGCTGAGCCGGGAGCGGGTGGTCCGGACCGCGATCGCCCTCGCCGACGCGGGCGGCCTGCCGGCGGTCTCCATGCGGCAGATCGCCGCCGAGCTGGACGTGGCCACCATGTCCCTCTACCGGCACGTACGCGGCCGGGACGAGCTGATCCTCACGATGGCCGACGTGGCGCTGGCCGACGCGCCGCTGCCGGCGGTGCAGCCGGCCGGGTGGCGGGCCCGCCTGGAACTGCTCGCCCGGGCGCAGTGGTCGACCTACCGGCGGCACCGCTGGCTGCCGCACGTCATCTCGATCGCCCGCCCGCAGATGTTGCCGCAGGGCATGGCGCACACCGAGTGGGCGTTGCGGGCCACCGCCGGCCTGGGCCTGGACCGGCAGCTGCGCTGGCACGCCGCGATCACCCTGATCGCGTACGTGCGGGGGATCGCGACGAACCTGGAGATGCGGGCGCAGGCGGAGCAGGACACCGGGCTCACCGACGAACAGTGGGTGGACCGCCAGGTGGCCACGTTCCAGCAGATCATCGTCAGTGGCGGCTACTCCACCATGGCCGCGCTGACCGCCGAGGGCGACGTGGAGCTCGACCTGGACAGCGTCTTCGAGTTCGGCCTGCGCCGGCTCCTCGACGGTTACGCCGCGCTCATCGAGCCTCGGCCGCCCGGCGCGGAGCCGGCTGTCAGTCCGGGAAGGTGACCACCCAGCGGGCGCCCTCGCCCCGGGCCAGCCGGTCGAACGCGGCCGGCGCGTCGTCCAGTCCGACGGTGCCGCTGACCAGCGGGCGCAGGTCCAGCGTGCCGTCGCCGAGCGACCGGGCCAGCTCGGGCACCTCGCGGTCGGGGTCGGAGGAGCCGTACACCGAGGAGCGCAGCGTCCGCGCGGAGTGGAAGATGTCCAGCGCGGCGAGGCTGACCAGGTCGTCCTTGGCGCCCATGCCGACCACGGTGACCGCTCCCCCGCGCCGGGTGATCCGCCAGGCCGCCCGGATGGTGGCGGACCGGCCGACGCACTCGAAGGCGTGGTCGACGCCCCGTCCGTCGGTGCGTGCGCGCACCTGCTTCGACAGTTGGTCGTCGGAGTGGAGGAAGTCGGTGGCGCCGGCCGCCAGGGCCAGCTCGCGCTTGGCCTCGGCGACGTCGACCGCGAGGATCGGCGTCGCGCCGGCGGCCCGGGCGGCGGTGAGCACGGCGAGCCCGACCCCGCCGAGGCCGATCACCGCGACCGACTCGCCGGCGGCCACCCGGGCGGTGTTGCGGACCGCGCCGGTGCCGGTGAGCACCGCGCAGCCGAGCAGCGCGGCCTGCTCGGGCGGGAGCCCGGCGGGGACCGCGACGGCGGCGTGCTCGGGCACCACCACCTCCTCGGCGAGGGCGCCGAGCCCGAGGGTGACGTGCAGCGGGTCGCCGTCGGCGGTCTCGCCGCGGGCCACCGCGGGCGCGGTGTTGGCGGCGCAGAGCCATGGCTCCCCGTGGCGGCAGAACCAGCAGTCCCGGCAGGCGGGCGCCCAGTTGAGCACCACCGGGGTGCCGACCGGCAGCCGGGTGCCGGGGCCGGCCTCGGCGACCACGCCGGCAGCCTCGTGCCCGAGCACCAAGGGGTACGCGGGCGCGAGGGTGCCGTTCACCATGGACAGGTCGGAGTGGCAGATGCCGGCGGCCCGGATCCGGACGCGCAGCTCGCCGGGGCCGGGCGCGGGGAGGCGTACCTCCTCGACGCGCAGCGGCGCGCCGGGGCCGCGGGCAACCAGCGCCCTCATCGCTGGATCGCCTTGATCTCGCGGAACTCGTCGATGCCGTACGCGCCCAGCTCCCGGCCGAGGCCGGACTGCCGGTAGCCGCCGAAGGGCGCGAGCGGGTTGAACGAGGCGCCGTTGACGTCGACCTGACCGGTGCGCAGCCGCCGGGCGACCGCGAGGGCGGCCTCCTCGTCGGCCGACCAGACCGCGCCGGCCAGCCCGTACCGGGAGTTGTTGGCGATGGCCACCGCCTCGTCGGTGTCGGCGAACGGGATGACGGCGAGGACCGGGCCGAAGACCTCCTCCTGGGCGAGCGCGCTGTCCGGGTGCACGTCGGCGAGGACGGTCGGCGCGACGAAGTGGCCGCGTGGCGGGAGCGGGGCGTCCGGGCCGCCGGCGACGAGCCGCGCCCCGTCGGCCAGCGCCCGGTCGACGTGCCCGCGGACCCGCTCGGCCTGGGCGGCGGAGACCAGTGGGCCCAACCGGGTCGCCGGGTCGAACGGGTCCCCCAGCCGGTACGCCCCGGCGGCCGCCGCGAGCAGGCCGAGCGCCTCGTCGTAGCGGTCGCGGTGGACCAGCATCCGGGTCCACGCGGTGCAGGTCTGCCCGGAGTTGAGGAAGGCGTTGCCGACCCCGACCTTGACGGCGGTGGCCAGGTCGGCGTCGGCGAGGATCAGGTTGGCCGACTTGCCGCCGAGCTCCAGGGCGACCCGGGCGATCCGGTCGGCGGCGAGGTGGGCGATCCGGCGGCCGGTGGCCGTGGAGCCGGTGAACGAGACCAGGTCCACGTCCGGGTGGCCGGCGAGGGCCTCGCCCACCACCGGGCCGGTGCCCGGGACGAGGTTGACCACCCCGGGCGGCAGTCCGGCGTCGGTGACCGCGTCGAAGAGCAGGTACGCCGTCAGCGGGGTCAGCTCGCTGGGTTTGAGCACCACCGTGCAGCCGGCCGCCAGGGCGGGGGCGATCTTGGCGACGACCTGGTGCAGCGGGTAGTTCCACGGGGTGATCGCGCCGACCACGCCGATCGGTTCGCGGACCACCAGGGAGTTCCCGACGGTCTCCTCGGCGGCCGGCCGGGCGGCGAGGTCGACCATGCTGCGCAGCACGGTCAGCGGCAGGCCGGTCTGCACCCGGGCGGCGAGCTTGAGCGGGGTGCCGAGCTCCCAGGCGACGGTCCGGGCGATCTCGTCGGCGCGGGCGGCGAGCGCGGTGTGCAGCCGGTCCAGGTGGGCGGCCCGCTCGGCGGGGGCGGTGGCCGCCCAGCCGGGGAAGGCGGCCCGGGCGGCGGCCACGGCCCGGTCGACGTCGTCCGGGGTGCCGGCGGGGACCTGCCCGACGATGTCGCCGGTGGCCGGGTTCTCGACGGGGATGGCGTCGCCCTCGGTGGGGTCGACCCACTCGCCGGCGACGTGCAGGTGGCGACGGACCAGGAGGGCGGGCGGCGCGGCGGCGAGATCCATGTCGTCCTTCGTGGGGCTGGCTGGAAACTAGCGCTGGGAGTTTGGACGCTACTCCGAACGGCCGGTCGGCTCCAGCGGGGCGCGCGGCCCCACGGTCCGCTCGTACTCGGCGGCCAGCCCGTGCAGCAGTGCGTCGAGGCCGAGGGCGAAGGCGCCCTCGTCGACGCTGCGCTGGCGCCCGGCGAGCCGGTGCGCCTGCGTCAGGTGCGGGTAGTGCGCGGCGTACAGCTCGGGATCCTCGACGAAGCCGCGGGCGAACGAGCCGAGTGCCGAGCCGGCGACGAAGTAGCGCAGCGCCGCCCCGATGTGGGTGGCGCGGGCGGGCGGCCAGCCGGCCCGGACCAGGCCGCCGTAGACCGCGTCGGCCATGGCCAGCGCGGCGGGTCGCCGGCCAGGCCCCTGGGCCAGGTACGGCACGACGTTCGGATGCGCGGCCAGGGCCTCCCGGTACGACCAGGCCCACCGGCGCAGCGCCTCCCGCCAGTCGAGCCGGGCGAAGTAGCCGGTGTCCACGGTGGCGGTGACGCTGTCGGCCACCGCGTCGAGGATGGCGTCCTTGGTCGCGAAATGGTTGTAGAGCGACGGCCCCTGGACGCCGAGCGCGGCGGCCAGCCGCCGGGTGGAGAGGGCGGCGAGCCCGTCGGCGTCGATCAACGCGAGCGCCGTGGCCACGATCCGGTCCCGGGTGAGCAGAGCCTGTCGGGGTCGGGGCACCGTGTCTCTCCCTCGTGGGCGTCGCCGGTTCGCCGGCGGTCCCCGTGCACCCTAGCCGCGCCACCCCGGGCGGGCCGTCCCCCGCCGGGTGGGACGTGGGGTCTGGACGGATGAAAACTTACACCGCTAGTTTAAGGGCGAGACATCGCCGCACCGACGCAGGGGGACCACCGTGGACTTCTCACTCACCGACGAGGAACGGGCGGTCCGGGACACCGTCCGGTCGTTCATCAGCCGCGAGGTGATGCCGCTGGAGCAGGAGGTGCTCCGCCGCGAGCGCGCCCACCAGCCCGGCCTCGACCGCTCGGAGCTGCGGGAACTTCAGCTCAAGGCGAAGAAGTTCGGCTTCTGGGGGCTGGCCACCCCGGAGGAGTACGGCGGGATGGACCTGCCCGCG
The window above is part of the Micromonospora inositola genome. Proteins encoded here:
- a CDS encoding FAD-dependent monooxygenase, whose amino-acid sequence is MRMRAAVVGGGIGGLATAIGLHSAGWEVTVLERAAGLPETGTGLGIWPAALRALDALGVGEQVRRRGRRQSDGVIRRPDGSRIATIDVGRLERRHGEPVHLVTRPVLLAVLAGALPPGIVRFGAPVYDPAALVEAYDLVVGADGIGSVVRAGLYGDRHPLRYAGTVAWRGVADVEVATGGETWGRGRKFGLTPEGPGRTNWYAAVALPEGHPPPADDRAELRRLFGDWHEPIPRLLAALTADGVLRHEVRDLTPLPSYVAGRVALLGDAAHAMTPDLGQGACQALIDAVALAECLRTTDDVPAALRAYDRRRRGPTRRIAATARWAGRLSQTRRLLPARDALLRLALAAGPPG
- a CDS encoding TetR/AcrR family transcriptional regulator, with translation MTERRQQLLDAAIRVLGTRGLRQLTHRAVDAEAGLPEGSTSNQFRTRGALVAGVFGRLVEVETAAWDRLAGQLPPGDVDAFVAVLGGLIRQPTTEGRAVVLARHALFIEAAVHPELRREIGAGRERLAEWGVPLVAGLGSADPPAHFRMLLSLIDGLFSNQLAYPEDDFDPEAAIAALLRGLLPR
- a CDS encoding branched-chain amino acid ABC transporter permease, whose translation is MTSAVDTPADAARPVPPSGLVTVARAPGWVRYALLALGLLVALWLPNGLYPAVAVDILCWALFAVSVDLLLGFTGLMSFGHAAFWGTSAYVTGLVAIHAGLPFPAAVLAGALAAALLAVPIGYLAVKRTGIYFAMVTLAFAQLVYYVANEWRSVTRGENGLQGVPREFFGTDLSDDYYFYYAILPIVLLGLAAAWRIVHSPFGRVLVGIRDNPARARALGYPVHRYKLTAFVLSGFIAGLGGGLFAVGHRFVSLDVLHWTTSGKAVIVVVLGGIGTLWGGVLGAAIVVRLEDWLSFSGFEAIGLVTGGIFVLVVLLFRRGIWGTVAALARRWGAARRE
- a CDS encoding branched-chain amino acid ABC transporter permease; protein product: MSGFAQNTFNGLVSGAFYALLALGLAVIFGMLRVVNFAHGAFYMLGAFGAYVLLTEAGVPFWAALVIMPLALGLLGMVLERAVIHRLTRLDPLYNFLLTFGLTLILQDLVKTRYGVQSSPYATPAALSGSVDFGLFDFPTYRVFILGFTVLLCVAVWWVLGRTRIGMVVRAATERPELTRAFGIDVGRWVTPVFGFGIGLAGLAGVLAAPMRAVNPLMGADLIIVVFAVVVIGGLGSIFGSVAAGFGIGLVQAWGEAYLSDFPIVSQTVVFIVMAVVLLWRPAGLFGREEAPA
- a CDS encoding ABC transporter substrate-binding protein, with translation MDMRRSVGVAAASAAAVVLVAGCGGGGPASGGDQKLTGDKIVLGVLNDQSGAYSELSGKNSVKAVEMAIADFKAKYGDKAVTKDITVETADHQNKPDVANSKAAEMYDRKGVDIILDVPTSSAALKVADVAKEKKKLYFNIGAATTDLTGKSCNKYTFHYAYDTYMLAHGTGTTTTEQVGKNWYILYPNYAFGQDMEKNFSAAIEKAGGKVVGKDGAPFPNTSGDYSTFLLKAPTLNPKPQVLGTMQAGAELVNVVKQYNEFKLRDKGIGLAVGLMFITDIHSLTPAALAGTTYTDAWYWNFDQQNREFADRFNKETGTRPSFAHAANYSAAMQYLEAVQAAGTDDADTVVKGLEGKEVNDVFLRNGKIRAEDHRVIHDAYLAQVKPQAEVTEPWDYVKVLKTIPAAEAFRAPSADCKM
- a CDS encoding ABC transporter ATP-binding protein; the encoded protein is MLRIENLSAFYGEAQVLREVSLEVAAGEVVTLVGRNGAGKSTLLRCVMGLHPGQRGTVSLDGRDLTKLPAYKRARLGLGWVPDDRGAYATLSVTENLTLPPRVGPDPWPLERVYEAFPALYARRDSAATMLSGGEQQMLALARVLRMGARLLLCDEPTEGLSPLLVQQVGDLLREAKQHGVTVLLVEQNLHFATGVADRHYLLAEGRIAEAMDNSEVRSRERELLAYLGI
- a CDS encoding ABC transporter ATP-binding protein, whose product is MAGQALLSARGLTRDFRGFRAVDGVDLDVAPETVHALVGPNGAGKTTLFNLLTGFLPPTAGRIELAGRDVTGLPPERVARLGVARSFQITSLFPQLGAREHVELALQSSSGLGWRFWRSAKLMNRYRERADELLAMVGLAELAEAPAEALAYGRKRALELAIALALDPKVLLLDEPTAGMGLEDVDRTVDLIAKVRKGRTVVMVEHNMSVVGRLADTVTVLQAGKVLVEGPYEQVRADERVITAYLGAADAAH
- a CDS encoding FAD-dependent monooxygenase produces the protein MNDRTVLISGAGIAGPALAFWLRRYGFHPTVVERASGPRSGGQAVDVRGTAREVVDRMGLTARIRAECVAERGMAYVDARGEVTCRMPVHAFAGEGIVADIEIERGDLARLLYSETRDEVEYLFDDSIESLTETGDGVRVTFERSAPRTVDLVVGADGVHSRTRALAFGPESAYVRPLGAYLAYFGTPYPNADGWFLMHNAPGGRVVGTRPTRHGRTSALFSFVSPPLELDRRDVAAQQRLLAERFADVGWRTRELLAVMADAPDFYFDLYGQVRTDRWSRGRVALLGDAAWCPSPLTGQGTSLSLVGAYVLAGELAAADGDHTVAYGRYEETLRSHVARGQELPGGGISGFLPASRAAIRLRDASMRAMTSRPLRRLTTRLFFSQADGLALPEYAVTR
- a CDS encoding TetR/AcrR family transcriptional regulator C-terminal domain-containing protein; amino-acid sequence: MPLPGSEPPYRRIAAEIRRRIDLGELRPGDAVPSARRITREHGVAIATATKVLALLRAEGLVLTRPGAGTVVAPDPAAPPRARRGAERPEPELSRERVVRTAIALADAGGLPAVSMRQIAAELDVATMSLYRHVRGRDELILTMADVALADAPLPAVQPAGWRARLELLARAQWSTYRRHRWLPHVISIARPQMLPQGMAHTEWALRATAGLGLDRQLRWHAAITLIAYVRGIATNLEMRAQAEQDTGLTDEQWVDRQVATFQQIIVSGGYSTMAALTAEGDVELDLDSVFEFGLRRLLDGYAALIEPRPPGAEPAVSPGR